CGTGCCACCGTCAACGATCACCACCTGCCCTGATGAAATCAGCTGAGCCCCTTTCCGGGCGACCCTCTTTTTTGCATCCATCTTCACGGATTGCCGTTCGGCAAAGGGAGCAATAGCAGAAGATGACGGCAGCGCGCCGCCGTGAACCCGCTGTAAACGCCCTTCTGCCGCCAGCTCGCGTAAATCACGCCGAATGGTGTCTTCAGAGACGTCAAAGAGCATGCTGAGTGCTTTTGACTGGACCTGACCTTCGGCGCCGAGCTTTTCGAGGATCAATTTTTTTCGCTGACTGGTGAGCATCATGAATTCCTGATGTTGCATGTTTTATCTTGAAAGTGCACGATAATGCTGTTTATGATAATTACTCTACGTAAGGAGGAACAAACGTGCAATCAAAACGTGCAGATGTGCGCATCATTGACAGTGAAACCCTGTCAGATAACTGGTACAACCTTAAAAAATACACCTTCGACCTGCAGCGCCGTGACGGCGAATGGCAAAGACAGAAACGGGAGGTCTACGACCGTGGCAACGGCGCGACTATTCTTCTCTACAACCGTGAGGAAAAAACGGTGATCCTGACGCGCCAGTTCCGCTTTCCTGTCTTTATCAACGGCCATGAGGACGATTTAATCGAAGCCGCGGCGGGACTGCTGGACAACATGGATCCCGAAAGCCGCATAAAAGCAGAAGCGGAAGAAGAGACAGGGTTTCAGGTTTCGAGCGTGCAGAAAATCTTTGAAGCCTATATGAGCCCGGGCTCCGTCACGGAAAAACTCTATTTTTATCTTGCCGAGTATCAGCCGAAAGACAGAACCGGCGCAGGCGGCGGGATCAAGGCTGAGGGAGAAGATATCGACGTGCTGGAAATGACGCTTGAAGAGGCATTACGCGGCATAGAAACAGGCAAGATTGTCGACGGTAAAACCATCATGCTGCTTTATCATATTGCTCTTAAAGGCATTATGTAGACTGCTGGTTAAAATCCTGATTTTGAATCTGGGTCGGTACGCTTGTCCATTACTCAAATGTAAAGCGAAAAACCTCCTAAATTTTGCAGCCTACTATATTTAGTGAACTATTTCGGGATTTGACAAAATTTTCAAAAATTCGCCGAGTCATCTGCATTTACCATTAGAAATGCCACACGTTGACCAGGCTACCAGTTGAGGTAGTCTGTCTTATCTGTTGGCTGGATTAAAATGCGACTCGCTACAGATAACGAAGCATATTATACTTGCTCCTCCACTCGAACAGGAGGCAAGCAACTCACGTGAAGGATACATATTACAACGACATAGCGATCAATACGCTAATTCAGAGTGAGCTGGACGCGTTTTTTGAGGATTTCAAAGGGATCGTCTTCGCCTACGCCATTATGAACAAGAAAGATCCTTCCCAGATGCGGATAATCAATAACAGCCCCGAGTGGTTTGATATCTACCTCGACAGGAAATATCAGTTCATTGACCCTGTTATCATTCGGGCTTTGCGCTGTGTTGAAGATTTTTTCTGGGAAAGTGATGTCATCCTGTCGGATGGTTATAACCTGACGCGCATTTTCAACGAAAGCGTCCAGTATGATATCTACCAGGGACAGACTTTTCCTCTGCATGACTATCTGAATAATCTTGTCGTCTTATCCGTCATCAGTCCTAAGCACTCTGGTATTGATATAGAAAAATATCGGCCACAATTTCTAAGTTTCCTTGTTCAACTGCATCAGAAGACACTCAACCTGTATAGCCAGCATCAACAGAAAAAGAATGTTTTTCTGTCACCACGTGAGCGACAAATCCTTAAATGGGTCAGCGCCGGGAAAACCTACGCAGAAATTTCTGTTATTTTGTCTATTGCTGAACGCACCGTTAAGTTCCATATGGGAAATGTAATGAAAAAGCTCGGTGTGAATAATGCCAGACACGCAATAAAGCTTGGAACAGAACTACGCTTACTGGACGACTGAGCCTCAGCCACTGGTTATAAGTGGCGTAAATGCTCCAGCATTTCGCGAAGCCAGTGACTGGATTTGTCTTTGCTAATAATGTCTTCAATAATGCTGGTGCTGGCAGGCATATAAATATAGTAAATAACCTCCCCTTTTTCAGAAACACCGCGTTGAATAACTTCAACTTTCCAGTTCGCATGGCGAAATATGGCATACATACCGCGACTGGCGACTGCGTACATTCCATGGTATTTTTGCTTTATGCAATACATATTCATTGCAAGAAACAATGCCTTACTGGCGGGCACGCCCTGCAGACTTGCGGAGTCTCGCGTTTCTTTATCTAAAAATAAACGGCTAATTTCACAGCAGGGAACATCTGCCGGGAAAATAATGGCTTCGTCAAAATAATTGTGAAATATTTCGCTTATCATCGTCGGATGCGTCGAGTTAATGAATCGTGCGCCGCATAACAACTGTCCCTCATACATACCCAGCAAGTATGTCGTGTTTGGGTTGTCAAACCGATCCTTTTCCATATCTTCAACGCATTCAACTTTCCAGTCGAGTCGGTCCCGAAAGGTTTTTCTCCTGAGTCGGAAGAGTTCGCGGGCTAATGCTGACGGTAAATCATCGTAATCATGCAAAAAAAACTCAATAACAGAATTCATTGCTCTTATTCCTGATAATAACACCTGAAACTATTATCCCCTGTCTTTTAGGACAGCTTTCATTGTGCATGGTATTCCTTATACTTAAAAAGTACCCGGCCACTAAGTCCTCGTGAAACTCAGTGGCCAGGAGGTCAAAGACCTACGAAACACCAGGGATATATCCATTCATGATTATCTAATATTTATAGTTTCGGGTACAGAGCGTAAGAAGCACTTAGCCGATAAAATATTAAAAAACGATAATCATAAAATAATTACAATTAAAGTATTGCCCCTTAAGTATTTAAGGGGTAATATTTCCTTTTTCTATTTTTTCTCCTATTATCTCTGTTCTTAATGCTGTGCTACTCTTGCAGAAGCATGCTAAACGGAGAACCAAAATGGCCGACTGGAATCCCTCTCTTTATCTGCAGTACGGCGCGGAAAGAACGCGTCCTGCCGCTGAACTGCTCGCCAGAATTCCTCTGGATGAGGTATCCACCATTGCTGATTTAGGCTGTGGGCCGGGAAACAGCACCGCGCTGTTGAAGCATCGCTGGCCTTCGGCGCACATTACCGGGGTCGACAACTCCCCTGCAATGCTTGAGGAAGCAAGAGCCGCATTGCCTGACTGCCATTTTGTTGAGGCCGATATCCGCCAGTACAAGCCTGGCCAACCGCTGAACCTGATTTATGCCAATGCTTCGCTACAATGGGTTCCTGACCATTACGATCTCCTGCCTCATCTCGTTTCTTTACTCACGCTTAACGGCGTATTAGCAATCCAGATGCCTGACAACTGGCTTGAACCTACTCATGTGGCGATGCGTGAAGTGGCGCTGGAACAAGACTACCCTGACCGCGGCCGCGAACCTCTCCCGGGTGTGCATGCCTACTACGATATCTTGTCCGAGGCGGGCTGTGACGTGGATATCTGGCGGACAACCTATTTCCATAAAATGAGCTCACACCAGGCCATAATTGACTGGGTAAGCGCCACCGGCTTGCGCCCGTGGCTCCAGGAACTTAACGAGGGCGAGCAGAAACGTTTCCTGAAACGCTACCATGAACTGCTGGAAGAGCAGTATCCGCTCCAGGAAAATGGGCAGATACTGCTCGCTTTTCCGCGGCTGTTTATCGTGGCGCAACGCCAGCCCTGACGGGTTATGACCGGGCTTCTTTAAGCAGCTGCTGAATGACCTTTTCCTGTTGCGCATAATCTCCTTCGCCAAAGGCGGTATAGCGTAGCTGGCCTTTGGCATCGAAATAGTAATGCGCTGGCCAGTACTGGTTCCCGAAAGCGTTCCAGATTTGATAGTTGTTATCCGTCACCACCCGGTACGGCAGCTGCCATTTATTTACCGCGTATTTCACCGAGGCGAGCGGTTTTTCCCAGGGATATTCCGGCGTGTGAACCCCAATCACGACCAGCCCCTGCGACTGATACTTCGTGGCCCAGTCCCGCACGTGCGGGAGCGTATGCTGGCAGTTAATGCAATCCCACGTCCAGAAATCAATCAACACCACCTTCCCTCGCAGGGATTCAGACGTGACAGGGTCACCGTTAATCCACCCTGTCCCCCCGCTTAATGAAGGCAGCTGGCTGCTGGGCTCTGTCATCACGACCGGCTGGAGCTTCACCGGCGCGGCTGTGGGTTTCGCCAGCGTCAGGAGTGTTGTCTCCAGACGGTCCGCAACGCCGTTTGCTCCTGTCAGAAGCGAAGTCATTCCCGTCGCGTTGAATACGACAGCCGCCAGCATCGCTACGCCCGCCCCCTGCCGCAGCTTTTCCATCAGCGCCGATTTTGCTCTTAACGGCGCCATCAGCGTGCGGCCTCCTGAAACGAGCAGGCTCAGCATTAGCGCGCATCCGCTGCCGTAGGCCGCCAGCAGCGCGCCCGTCGTAATGGCCGAATGGCCCGCGATATTAATGCTGAAAATGGCGCCCAGTATGGGACCGGCGCAGGGAGACCAGAGCAGCCCCACCGCAAGCCCGGCCAGAAAAGCCGATGCCATACCGCGCGTTTGCCCGCTTCGGGTGTTCAGGACATTTCCCGCGCTGACGGCCGGACCCGCAATACGCTGGGCGAATGACGGAAAAATTAAGGCCAGCGCGGCCGTGGCCAGAATAACGAGAGCGATCCAGCGCCCGACGATGGTTGCCTCTGCTATCCACTCGCTGGCGACGGTGACGGCCATCGCCACCAGGGTGAACATCACGATCATCCCCGCCAGCAGGGCCAGAATATGTCGTCGCTGTCCCTGAAAACCGGCGAAAAGGAGTGGGATAACCGGGAGCGTACATGGACTGAGCAGGCTTATCATCCCGCCCAGAAAAGCGATTACCAGAAACATAGACACCTCACAATACAAGTCCTGCGACGCTGCAGTGAGGCTATTTCATCGTGCGGATGTGTTCAGGATATGTGTAAAAACGCAGATTTTGTCTGGCTCTGTATCAACCGGGCCGGGAGATACAAAGCCGTACAATTAATGGCGCGGTAGCGTAATGGAGACATCCAGTCCGCCTCCGGCCCGGTTCGTCAGGTTGAGCTTTCCGTCCAGCTGAGCGGTGAGCTGCGCGGCAATCGCCAGTCCGAGTCCTGTTCCGCCGGTATCGCGGTTGCGCGATGTTTCCACCCGGTAAAACGGCTGTAATACCGCCTCAAGCTCGTCATCGGGTATTCCCGGTCCGCCGTCAGTGATATGAATCACCACCTCTTCGGAAGACGAATTATCAATGGCAATAACGGCATACCCACCGAACTTAAGGGCGTTATCCAGCAGGTTGGTCATCACCCGACGAAGCGCCTGCGGACGCGTAACGATCGGCAAGCGGGTATCGTTTGCCTGAAGCTGCACGTTTTTACCGATGTCCTGATAATCGCAGGCGATGCTGTTGACCCAGGCGTTCAGCTCCAGCTTCAGCGGGGTCTCTTCCAGGGATTCTGATGACCGGGCATACGCAATACCCTCGCGAACAAGGCGCGTCATGCTATCGAGATCGTTCAGGAGCTTGTCGCGAAGTTCAGGTTCCCCTGCCATCTCGACGCGCAGCTTCATGCGGGTAATCGGCGTCTGGAGATCGTGAGAAATGGACGCCAGGATCTGCGCGCGCTCCCGGAGATAAGACTGAATGCGCGCCTGCATCGCGTTGAAGGCATGCGCTGCACGCTGCACCTCAAGCGGCCCTTTCTCCGTCATTGGCGTGCTGGCCGCCGGATCCAGCGAATCCACCGCGCGGGTAAATTGTGAAAAAGGCCGCACCACCTGCCGCACGGCAATCCAGGCGCACGCAGCCAGCAGCAGCAGCTGCAGGATCAGCACTACGGGCAGCCAGCTGGCGACCGGCGGCATGCGTGGGATCAGGTCAATGGTCAGCGGCGCGCCGTCGCGTAACGTCAGATGCGCCTGGATGTGTGAAACGGCACCGGGAACGGCGGTGAAGCTGAGCGGGTACTGTGTCGCAAGCGTCGCTTTTAAGGTTCGGATGGCGTCCTGCGAACGCTTATCCGTCGGCGCGTTGCCGGGCTCCCCCGGCCCCAGAATATAACGGTAGTTGCCCCGTTCGAGACGCGGAAGCCAGGCTGCGCGCTCGCTGGCCGGTAAGCGGTCTAAAATGGCGACGCTGGTTGCGACGTCGTTTTCCAGATTACCGAGCATCACCGTTCTGGCGCTGTGCATTCGTTCAATCATGACCAGCGTCAGGCTCAGGGCGTTGGCCAGCAGCAGGCCGGACAGCACGACGAGCAGCAGGCGGGCCAGCAGCGAGCGTGGCCAGAGCGTCATTCGTTAGCCTCTTTGATGGTGACCGGCATGGTAAAAACGTAGCCCTCGCTGCGCACGGTCTTGATATAGGCAGGCGTGCGGGCATCTTCGTTCAGGCGCTGGCGGACCCGGCTAACCAGCAGATCGATAGAACGTTCAAACAGCTCGGCGTCTCGCCCCTGCGTCAGGTTGAGCAGCTGATCGCGGGTCAGCACCCGCTGAGGATGGTCAAGGAAAACGCGCAGCAGGCGATACTCCGCCCCGCTGAGCGCCACGATCACCCCTTCCGGATCGATTAAGTGACGGGCAACGGTATCGAGCTGCCATTCACCGAACATCACCAGCCGCCCGGCTTCTGTCACCTGCAAATTGGGCGGCATCGTGCGAAAACGCCGTAAAATCGCTTTGATACGCGCCAGCAGTTCGCGGGCGACAAACGGCTTCACCACGTAGTCATCCGCGCCCATCTCCAGACCCAGGATCCTATCCGTCTCCTCGTTGCGGGCCGTCAGCATCAGAATGGGCAGATCTTTGTATTTCCCGACGCGTAGCTCTCGACATAACGTAAGCCCGTCGTCGCCGGGCATCATGACATCCAGCACCACCAGGTCGATATGCTGTTTATCCAGCACGACGCGCATCTCTTTGCCGTTGGCCGCGCCCGTCGCGCGATAGCCAGACTTAACGAGATAATCGACAATCAGTTCACGAATATCCCTGTCGTCATCGACGACAAGGATATGATCAATATGCTCCACCGAAATCTCCAGACCGAAGGGTAACGTACTGAAAATAGCACATTTCAGAGCTTGTCCGCGTCAACGACGGCCTTGACGAAATCCTGCGGATCTTCCTGAGGCGGATTGTGCCCCACGGTTGCCCCGAAGGTGCGGTGCTCATATTTACCGGTAAATTTACCCGCGTAGGCCTGCGGAGCCGGATGCGGCGCGCCGTTGTTCCCGCCTTCGATGGTGATCGTTGGAACGGTGATATTCGGCAGCGTAGCGAGTTTTTGCTCGTAGCTATCGTATTTGCGCTCGCCTTTTTCCAGCCCTAAACGCCAGCGATAGTTGCTGAGCGTCACCGCGACGTGATCCGGGTTATCGAGGGATTTGGCGCTGGCGTTGAAGACAGCATCGCTAAATTTCCAGTCAGGCGAGGCCTGAGACCAGATCAAACGGGCGAAGTCATGCGTGTTTTTGGCATAGCCTTCAGCACCGCGCGCGGTAGCGAAATAGAACTGATACCACCACTGCTGTTCCGCTTTTGGCGGCAGCGGCTGTTTGCCAATCTGCTGGCTGCTGATGAGATACCCGCTCACCGACACCAGTGACTTAACGCGCTCTGGCCACAGCGCCGCAACGATATCCGCCGTACGAGCACCCCAGTCATATCCTGCAAATACCGCCTGCTTAATATTCAGGGCATCCATCAGGTTCACAATATCCTTCGCCATGGCTGAAGGCTGGCCGTTGCGCGGCGTTTTGGGTGACAGGAAGCGCGTGGTGCCGTAGCCGCGCAGAGAAGGCACAATCACCCGATAGCCTTTTGCCGCCAGCGCGGGCGCGACGTCGGCGTAGCTGTGAATATCGTAAGGCCAGCCGTGCAGTAAAATAACCGGCTGGCCGTTTTTCGGGCCGATGTCGACATAACCGACATTCAGATCGCCGGCGTTAATTTGCTGCGGATGATCAAAGGCTGCCGCGAAATTTGTGCCGGTGACTTCAGCCTGACAGGACATCACGGTGCCAAGAGAAACGGTCAGTGCGAGAGTTGAGTACGCGAGTTTGCTAAACATGTTGGTATCTCCGGTTGAGTACAGTTCACGGGGATATAACAACACGGCAATGTATAGCGGATATGTGCGAAAGCGGGTTTATTGCAAGCCTGTGTATGTACCAGCGATGCAGATACAGTGTGATACAAACCCAGGCCTTGTCACCTTAAAGGGTGATGCGATAGCGGACGTAATCGTCAGCTTGACCGTATTTGTCATAAAGTTTGCGCGCCGGGTTGTTCTCCCGGGTGACCCAGTACAGTTTTGACCACCCTTCGCGTTTGCCTTCCTCAATCAGAGCATCAATGAGCGCCTTACCGGCTCCCGCCCCGCGTTCGTCGGCATCAACAAACAGATCTTCCAGGTAGCAAACGGGGGCCGTTGACCAGGTTCCTTCGTGCAGAATGCACATCGCGAAACCGATGACCTTTTCATCCTTCTCTACCACGCGGCAAAACATCGAGGAATGCGCTGAGAGCGCCCTTTCCCATGTCGATGCGGTGACGGATTCCTCGAGGTAACAGTCATAAAAATGGGTATAGCCATCCCACAGCGGTCGCCATTGGGAATAATCGTCTTCACGTAGAGGTCTTACCGTGACAGCCATGTGTTCCTCACATTACAAGTCGATCGCCATTTCAAAACAGCGTAAATCAGCCCCTGCCATACGCGAGTGATGATAGTTTTCGCGCAGCGTGACAAACCCCAGCTTCTGATAAAACGACTGGGCATTAGGGGTTGCATCCAGCCTCAGGCGGGTTATCCC
This region of Enterobacter asburiae genomic DNA includes:
- a CDS encoding GNAT family N-acetyltransferase; its protein translation is MAVTVRPLREDDYSQWRPLWDGYTHFYDCYLEESVTASTWERALSAHSSMFCRVVEKDEKVIGFAMCILHEGTWSTAPVCYLEDLFVDADERGAGAGKALIDALIEEGKREGWSKLYWVTRENNPARKLYDKYGQADDYVRYRITL
- a CDS encoding cytochrome c biogenesis protein/redoxin, which gives rise to MFLVIAFLGGMISLLSPCTLPVIPLLFAGFQGQRRHILALLAGMIVMFTLVAMAVTVASEWIAEATIVGRWIALVILATAALALIFPSFAQRIAGPAVSAGNVLNTRSGQTRGMASAFLAGLAVGLLWSPCAGPILGAIFSINIAGHSAITTGALLAAYGSGCALMLSLLVSGGRTLMAPLRAKSALMEKLRQGAGVAMLAAVVFNATGMTSLLTGANGVADRLETTLLTLAKPTAAPVKLQPVVMTEPSSQLPSLSGGTGWINGDPVTSESLRGKVVLIDFWTWDCINCQHTLPHVRDWATKYQSQGLVVIGVHTPEYPWEKPLASVKYAVNKWQLPYRVVTDNNYQIWNAFGNQYWPAHYYFDAKGQLRYTAFGEGDYAQQEKVIQQLLKEARS
- a CDS encoding alpha/beta fold hydrolase, with the translated sequence MFSKLAYSTLALTVSLGTVMSCQAEVTGTNFAAAFDHPQQINAGDLNVGYVDIGPKNGQPVILLHGWPYDIHSYADVAPALAAKGYRVIVPSLRGYGTTRFLSPKTPRNGQPSAMAKDIVNLMDALNIKQAVFAGYDWGARTADIVAALWPERVKSLVSVSGYLISSQQIGKQPLPPKAEQQWWYQFYFATARGAEGYAKNTHDFARLIWSQASPDWKFSDAVFNASAKSLDNPDHVAVTLSNYRWRLGLEKGERKYDSYEQKLATLPNITVPTITIEGGNNGAPHPAPQAYAGKFTGKYEHRTFGATVGHNPPQEDPQDFVKAVVDADKL
- a CDS encoding helix-turn-helix transcriptional regulator encodes the protein MKDTYYNDIAINTLIQSELDAFFEDFKGIVFAYAIMNKKDPSQMRIINNSPEWFDIYLDRKYQFIDPVIIRALRCVEDFFWESDVILSDGYNLTRIFNESVQYDIYQGQTFPLHDYLNNLVVLSVISPKHSGIDIEKYRPQFLSFLVQLHQKTLNLYSQHQQKKNVFLSPRERQILKWVSAGKTYAEISVILSIAERTVKFHMGNVMKKLGVNNARHAIKLGTELRLLDD
- a CDS encoding NUDIX domain-containing protein, which codes for MQSKRADVRIIDSETLSDNWYNLKKYTFDLQRRDGEWQRQKREVYDRGNGATILLYNREEKTVILTRQFRFPVFINGHEDDLIEAAAGLLDNMDPESRIKAEAEEETGFQVSSVQKIFEAYMSPGSVTEKLYFYLAEYQPKDRTGAGGGIKAEGEDIDVLEMTLEEALRGIETGKIVDGKTIMLLYHIALKGIM
- a CDS encoding response regulator, encoding MEHIDHILVVDDDRDIRELIVDYLVKSGYRATGAANGKEMRVVLDKQHIDLVVLDVMMPGDDGLTLCRELRVGKYKDLPILMLTARNEETDRILGLEMGADDYVVKPFVARELLARIKAILRRFRTMPPNLQVTEAGRLVMFGEWQLDTVARHLIDPEGVIVALSGAEYRLLRVFLDHPQRVLTRDQLLNLTQGRDAELFERSIDLLVSRVRQRLNEDARTPAYIKTVRSEGYVFTMPVTIKEANE
- a CDS encoding ATP-binding protein produces the protein MTLWPRSLLARLLLVVLSGLLLANALSLTLVMIERMHSARTVMLGNLENDVATSVAILDRLPASERAAWLPRLERGNYRYILGPGEPGNAPTDKRSQDAIRTLKATLATQYPLSFTAVPGAVSHIQAHLTLRDGAPLTIDLIPRMPPVASWLPVVLILQLLLLAACAWIAVRQVVRPFSQFTRAVDSLDPAASTPMTEKGPLEVQRAAHAFNAMQARIQSYLRERAQILASISHDLQTPITRMKLRVEMAGEPELRDKLLNDLDSMTRLVREGIAYARSSESLEETPLKLELNAWVNSIACDYQDIGKNVQLQANDTRLPIVTRPQALRRVMTNLLDNALKFGGYAVIAIDNSSSEEVVIHITDGGPGIPDDELEAVLQPFYRVETSRNRDTGGTGLGLAIAAQLTAQLDGKLNLTNRAGGGLDVSITLPRH
- the tam gene encoding trans-aconitate 2-methyltransferase: MADWNPSLYLQYGAERTRPAAELLARIPLDEVSTIADLGCGPGNSTALLKHRWPSAHITGVDNSPAMLEEARAALPDCHFVEADIRQYKPGQPLNLIYANASLQWVPDHYDLLPHLVSLLTLNGVLAIQMPDNWLEPTHVAMREVALEQDYPDRGREPLPGVHAYYDILSEAGCDVDIWRTTYFHKMSSHQAIIDWVSATGLRPWLQELNEGEQKRFLKRYHELLEEQYPLQENGQILLAFPRLFIVAQRQP
- a CDS encoding acyl-homoserine-lactone synthase translates to MNSVIEFFLHDYDDLPSALARELFRLRRKTFRDRLDWKVECVEDMEKDRFDNPNTTYLLGMYEGQLLCGARFINSTHPTMISEIFHNYFDEAIIFPADVPCCEISRLFLDKETRDSASLQGVPASKALFLAMNMYCIKQKYHGMYAVASRGMYAIFRHANWKVEVIQRGVSEKGEVIYYIYMPASTSIIEDIISKDKSSHWLREMLEHLRHL